One Hermetia illucens chromosome 4, iHerIll2.2.curated.20191125, whole genome shotgun sequence DNA segment encodes these proteins:
- the LOC119655399 gene encoding senecionine N-oxygenase-like produces MGATGKRVAVIGAGMAGICAAKHALQNDMEPTVFEQASQLGGTWVYTDNVGKDRYGLDVHSSMYKGLRTNLPKEIMGFPDFPIPDRGKSYLPSREILEFLESYAANFKVKERIKFEHFVIRVRPVDNEWEIIVKDLPNDRLCTMKFDFVIVCNGHYNAPLIPTLPGQDIYKGKQKHSHDYRCPEPYKDETVLVIGAGPSGIDLAYEISRVAKRVDLSHHLKEKPQTHFPPTVTQRPDVVEVTEDGVKFEDGNVETYSVILYCTGYLYTFPFISVDCGISVDDNYIQPLYKHIINIKKPTMAFIGIPFYACVSQMFDLQVRFALKFFSGKKALPSQKEMMEDTDREMQERWKRGYKKRQAHMMGADQGKYYDDLSKTAEIDNVKPVMVKLHNESSKRYLHDLVNFRKDIYRIIDDENFEKLN; encoded by the exons ATGGGAGCCACAGGAAAACGAGTAGCAGTAATTGGAGCTGGCATGGCTGGTATTTGTGCGGCAAAACATGCTCTTCAAAATGATATGGAACCAACGGTGTTTGAGCAAGCAAGCCAACTTGGTGGTACTTGGGTTTACACGGACAATGTCGGAAAGGATCGATATGGACTTGATGTCCATAGTAGCATGTACAAGGGATTACG TACGAATCTTCCAAAAGAAATAATGGGGTTCCCAGACTTTCCCATTCCCGATAGAGGAAAGTCATATCTCCCATCCCGTGAAATATTAGAATTTCTGGAGTCATATGCCGCAAACTTTAAGGTCAAAGAGAGAattaaatttgaacattttgtgaTAAGAGTAAGGCCAGTTGACAATGAGTGGGAG ATCATTGTAAAGGATCTTCCGAATGACCGCCTCTGCACTATGAAGTTCGATTTTGTGATTGTTTGCAATGGTCATTATAATGCACCTTTAATTCCAACCCTTCCTGGCCAAGATATATATAAGGGAAAGCAAAAACACAGTCACGATTATCGTTGTCCTGAACCTTATAAAG ATGAAACCGTGCTTGTAATTGGAGCAGGTCCGAGCGGTATCGACCTCGCATATGAAATTTCACGCGTAGCTAAACGTGTTGATTTAAGCCATCATCTGAAAGAGAAGCCGCAAACGCATTTCCCACCCACTGTCACTCAACGTCCAGATGTGGTCGAAGTGACCGAAGACGGTGTCAAATTTGAAGATGGGAACGTTGAAACCTACAGCGTTATATTATACTGCACTGGATATCTTTATAcatttcccttcatcagtgtggATTGTGGCATCAGTGTAGATGACAACTACATTCAACCGCTTTATAAACACATCATAAATATTAAAAAGCCAACAATGGCGTTTATTGGAATACCATTTTATGCTTGTGTTTCACAAATGTTCGATTTACAAGTTCGTTTCGCGCTAAAGTTTTTCTCCGGGAAAAAGGCTTTGCCATCACAAAAGGAAATGATGGAAGATACAGATAGGGAAATGCAGGAGCGCTGGAAACGCGGTTATAAGAAGCGACAAGCTCATATGATGGGAGCTGATCAG GGCAAGTATTATGATGATTTGTCGAAAACTGCTGAGATTGATAATGTAAAGCCTGTTATGGTTAAATTGCATAATGAAAGCAGTAAAAGATACTTACATGATTTAGTCAATTTTCGAAAGGATATTTATAGAATCATCGATGAcgagaatttcgagaaactCAATTGA